Proteins encoded together in one Terriglobus saanensis SP1PR4 window:
- the pgl gene encoding 6-phosphogluconolactonase produces the protein MARITIAEYSVYDTPERVAAAAANTFAKAAAEAVAARGVARIAISGGSTPKRMFALLADESRPFRAQVAWDKLELYWVDERCVAPDDAESNYRMTREQLLSKVPLPAEKIFRMEGELDPEEAASRYESLLRINWKLEGAQAPQFDLILLGMGDDGHTASLFPHTDAINELGRLVVANHVPQKDTWRITLTWIVINHARSVYFLIEGGAKADILHEVLLGDYDPERLPSQLIRPENGKLHLLLDAEAARRLPKASATDTCETGVLELVR, from the coding sequence ATGGCACGCATTACGATCGCTGAATACTCCGTCTACGACACGCCAGAGCGCGTGGCCGCCGCCGCTGCAAACACCTTTGCCAAGGCCGCCGCGGAAGCCGTCGCCGCCCGAGGAGTCGCCCGCATTGCAATCTCAGGCGGCTCTACACCGAAGCGCATGTTCGCTCTCCTCGCGGATGAATCGCGGCCTTTCCGCGCGCAGGTGGCGTGGGACAAGCTCGAACTCTACTGGGTGGACGAGCGCTGCGTGGCTCCGGACGACGCCGAATCCAACTACCGCATGACGCGCGAGCAGTTGTTGAGCAAGGTGCCATTGCCTGCTGAGAAGATCTTCCGCATGGAAGGCGAGCTCGATCCTGAAGAGGCCGCCTCGCGCTACGAATCTCTCCTGCGCATCAACTGGAAGCTCGAAGGCGCGCAGGCTCCGCAGTTCGACCTTATTCTGCTCGGCATGGGAGACGACGGCCACACCGCTTCGCTCTTCCCGCACACCGACGCCATCAATGAGCTGGGACGTCTGGTTGTTGCAAACCACGTGCCACAGAAGGACACCTGGCGCATCACGCTGACGTGGATCGTCATCAACCACGCGCGGTCTGTCTACTTTCTGATCGAAGGCGGTGCGAAGGCGGATATTCTTCATGAGGTGCTTCTAGGGGATTACGACCCTGAGCGTTTGCCCTCGCAGCTCATTCGTCCGGAGAATGGCAAGCTCCATCTGCTCCTGGATGCGGAAGCGGCACGGCGCTTGCCGAAGGCTTCTGCCACAGACACTTGTGAAACCGGCGTTCTGGAGTTGGTTCGATGA
- the zwf gene encoding glucose-6-phosphate dehydrogenase, which produces MSTTEIKTSPEQVEAGKGTERKPEPCVVVIFGASGDLTKRKLLPALYHLEQQSLLPEEFVVVGVARRDLSKTFAPDMQDGIVKGGGVDEKEEKLSKFIERVKYFATEFDNDEGFEKLKAFLADLDKEFGTKGNRLFYLAVAPEFFADITHRLGDHGMTTGENGAWVRVIIEKPFGTDLESAKKLNTEINKVLHEDQIFRIDHYLGKETVQNILVFRFGNGIFEPVWNRNYIDSVQITAAESIGIEGRGPFYEQAGALRDVLQNHVMEVLSFVAMEPPDSFESAAVRVEKLKVWQAIEQIPVEDTARGQYGPGKVDGQDVIGYRQEDRVNPESQTETFAAMKLEIENWRWAGVPFYIRAAKRLERRVTEVTIVFKQPPLHIFKSAKNTASVEPNVLTMRIQPDEGIKLQFGAKIPGPTTNIAQVQMEFSYADAFGKSSANGYERLLLDAMLGDGTLFAERDGVEATWALMTPILEAWKAQKVNFPNYEAGSWGPKEADDLLAKDGRAWRVS; this is translated from the coding sequence ATGTCGACCACTGAGATCAAAACATCTCCGGAGCAGGTAGAGGCCGGAAAAGGTACAGAGCGTAAGCCTGAGCCCTGCGTTGTCGTCATCTTCGGCGCCTCCGGCGATCTAACCAAGCGCAAGCTCCTCCCGGCGCTCTACCATCTCGAGCAGCAGAGCCTGCTTCCCGAAGAGTTCGTCGTTGTGGGCGTCGCCCGCCGCGATCTCTCCAAGACCTTCGCGCCAGATATGCAGGACGGTATCGTCAAGGGCGGCGGCGTGGATGAGAAGGAAGAGAAGCTCTCCAAGTTCATTGAGCGCGTGAAGTACTTCGCCACCGAGTTCGATAACGACGAAGGCTTCGAGAAGCTCAAAGCGTTTCTCGCCGACCTCGATAAAGAGTTCGGCACCAAGGGCAATCGCCTCTTCTATCTCGCCGTTGCTCCCGAGTTCTTCGCCGATATCACGCATCGCCTCGGCGACCACGGCATGACCACGGGCGAAAACGGTGCATGGGTCCGCGTCATCATCGAAAAGCCCTTCGGCACCGATCTCGAGAGCGCCAAGAAGCTCAACACGGAGATCAACAAGGTCCTGCACGAGGACCAGATCTTCCGCATCGACCATTACCTGGGCAAGGAGACGGTGCAGAACATCCTCGTCTTCCGCTTCGGCAATGGCATCTTTGAGCCCGTCTGGAACCGCAACTACATCGACAGTGTGCAGATCACCGCGGCTGAGAGCATCGGCATCGAAGGTCGCGGACCGTTCTACGAACAGGCCGGCGCGCTGCGCGATGTTCTGCAGAACCATGTGATGGAAGTACTCTCCTTCGTTGCGATGGAACCACCAGATTCGTTCGAGTCGGCGGCCGTACGCGTCGAGAAGCTGAAGGTCTGGCAGGCCATCGAGCAGATCCCGGTGGAAGATACAGCACGCGGCCAATACGGTCCGGGCAAAGTCGATGGTCAGGATGTCATTGGCTATCGCCAGGAAGATCGCGTCAATCCGGAGTCGCAGACAGAGACCTTCGCAGCGATGAAGCTCGAGATCGAAAACTGGCGTTGGGCTGGCGTTCCGTTCTACATCCGCGCCGCCAAGCGTCTTGAGCGCCGCGTCACGGAGGTCACCATCGTCTTCAAGCAGCCGCCCCTCCACATCTTCAAATCAGCGAAGAATACGGCATCCGTCGAGCCGAATGTCCTCACCATGCGCATCCAGCCGGACGAGGGCATCAAGCTGCAGTTCGGAGCGAAGATCCCTGGCCCGACGACGAACATTGCGCAGGTGCAGATGGAGTTCTCCTACGCTGACGCCTTCGGTAAGTCGTCCGCCAACGGCTACGAGCGTCTCCTGCTCGACGCCATGCTCGGCGACGGAACGCTCTTTGCAGAGCGCGACGGCGTGGAAGCGACCTGGGCATTGATGACACCGATCCTTGAAGCCTGGAAGGCACAGAAGGTTAACTTCCCCAACTATGAAGCCGGTTCCTGGGGACCGAAGGAAGCCGATGACCTTCTTGCAAAAGACGGTCGCGCCTGGCGTGTCTCCTAA
- the glk gene encoding glucokinase — MILAGDVGGTKVHLALCTFNEGKLVIVRDQKFPATEFKSLQDVVAAFLGKKDDAEKVEHEVVAACFGCPGPVRDGKIQLTNLPWNLDTRELSKLLQIEHLFLINDLEANGYGIAELPPESIFTLFDGDRAAIGHRALISAGTGLGEAQLIWNPTSRRFLPLASEGGHADFAARTPLEIEMLQFLIQKMNGRISWERVISGLGLQNIYSFLRDGKKMEEPDWLRERMEKEDPNAVIGTCGEDGSSELCAKTLDIFAGAFGAEAGNSALKLLAAGGVYLGGGVAPKILKTMQNGTFRQAFLDKGRLSPLLHTIPVRIILEQRCALMGAAAYAEQRAAEISGRSERVASRSAG, encoded by the coding sequence ATGATCCTCGCAGGCGATGTCGGCGGAACGAAAGTCCATCTTGCACTTTGTACCTTCAACGAAGGCAAGCTCGTTATCGTGCGCGATCAGAAGTTTCCCGCCACAGAGTTCAAGAGTCTGCAGGATGTTGTCGCTGCCTTTCTTGGTAAGAAAGACGATGCCGAGAAGGTAGAGCACGAGGTCGTCGCTGCCTGCTTCGGTTGTCCAGGCCCCGTGCGCGACGGAAAGATCCAGCTCACGAACCTTCCCTGGAACTTGGATACGCGCGAGCTCTCCAAATTGCTGCAGATCGAACATCTGTTTCTCATCAACGATCTCGAAGCGAATGGCTATGGCATCGCCGAGCTTCCGCCGGAGTCGATCTTCACTCTCTTCGACGGTGACCGTGCCGCCATCGGCCATCGTGCTCTGATCTCCGCTGGTACTGGTCTTGGAGAAGCGCAGCTCATCTGGAACCCTACGAGTCGGCGGTTTCTTCCGCTTGCCTCTGAAGGCGGTCACGCTGACTTCGCCGCGCGCACGCCGCTCGAAATCGAGATGCTGCAGTTCCTCATCCAGAAGATGAATGGCCGCATCTCCTGGGAGCGCGTTATCTCCGGGCTTGGTCTACAGAACATCTACAGCTTTCTCCGCGACGGTAAGAAGATGGAAGAACCGGACTGGCTGCGTGAACGCATGGAGAAAGAAGACCCAAACGCCGTTATCGGCACCTGCGGAGAAGATGGCTCCAGCGAACTCTGCGCGAAGACGCTCGATATCTTCGCGGGTGCCTTCGGCGCTGAAGCCGGAAACTCCGCGCTTAAGCTGCTTGCGGCGGGTGGAGTCTATCTCGGCGGAGGTGTTGCGCCGAAGATCCTCAAGACGATGCAGAATGGAACCTTCCGTCAGGCATTTCTGGACAAGGGGCGTCTCTCGCCGCTACTGCATACCATTCCTGTCCGCATCATCCTGGAGCAGCGCTGCGCTCTCATGGGAGCCGCTGCTTACGCCGAACAGCGGGCCGCGGAGATCTCCGGTCGTTCCGAGCGCGTTGCGTCCAGGTCGGCTGGCTGA
- a CDS encoding HAD-IA family hydrolase, whose product MAKNKTIFWDIGGVILSNGWDRNQRARGLARLGVDLEEYEARHEEANYTWERGLSTDVEYFNKTIFFKPRSFTLEDVWSAVRDEQTLLYPGSIEILNKLNATGKYRQATLNNESRELNAYRLDAFDLRRRFDFFICSGYVHEMKPAASIYQQAIDTSGNLPGETYFIDDKKENADAATALGMHGIHFQSPEQLQQQLAQLGIEF is encoded by the coding sequence ATGGCGAAGAACAAGACCATCTTCTGGGATATCGGTGGAGTCATCCTCTCCAATGGATGGGACCGAAATCAGCGCGCTCGCGGCTTGGCCCGGCTTGGCGTTGACCTGGAAGAGTACGAAGCGCGACACGAAGAGGCGAACTATACGTGGGAGCGCGGTCTTTCTACGGACGTGGAGTACTTCAACAAGACCATCTTCTTCAAGCCGCGCAGCTTCACGCTCGAAGATGTCTGGTCGGCCGTTCGCGACGAGCAGACGCTCCTTTACCCAGGAAGCATCGAAATTCTCAACAAGCTCAACGCCACGGGAAAGTATCGCCAGGCCACGTTGAACAACGAATCGCGTGAGCTCAACGCCTATCGTCTCGACGCGTTCGACCTGCGCCGACGCTTCGATTTCTTCATCTGCTCGGGATATGTCCACGAGATGAAACCAGCGGCGAGCATCTATCAGCAAGCCATCGATACCTCAGGCAATCTGCCCGGGGAAACCTATTTCATCGACGATAAGAAGGAAAATGCGGATGCTGCCACGGCTCTCGGCATGCACGGCATTCACTTCCAGTCGCCGGAACAGTTGCAACAGCAGCTCGCACAGCTTGGCATCGAATTCTAG
- the gnd gene encoding phosphogluconate dehydrogenase (NAD(+)-dependent, decarboxylating), whose product MELGIIGLGKMGGNMAERLRLAGHKVVGFDFNKDATAKLTTDGGLGVNSLEELCKNLQAPRAIWIMVPDGKPVDDTIAGLKPFMQKGDIFIDGGNSNYKESQRRYAELKPEGFNFVDVGTSGGVWGLKEGYSMMIGGDEDVIESLRPIFETLAPGKDEGWGRTGPSGAGHFVKMVHNGIEYGMMQSYAEGFSIMKAKTPLALNLPQIAKIWQKGSVVRSWLLDLTAEALEHNPELDGLQAYVTDSGEGRWTVFEAIDLNVSAPIITESLIRRLRSREDNNYTDRMLSVMRNAFGGHSMKKK is encoded by the coding sequence ATGGAACTTGGAATCATTGGTCTTGGAAAAATGGGCGGCAATATGGCGGAGCGTCTTCGCCTCGCCGGACACAAGGTAGTAGGCTTCGACTTCAACAAAGATGCCACGGCAAAGCTCACCACCGATGGTGGCTTGGGCGTGAACTCGCTCGAAGAGCTCTGTAAGAACCTGCAGGCTCCCCGCGCGATCTGGATCATGGTTCCCGATGGCAAGCCGGTGGATGACACCATTGCTGGTCTGAAGCCTTTCATGCAGAAGGGCGACATCTTCATCGACGGCGGCAACTCGAACTATAAGGAGTCGCAGCGCCGCTACGCCGAGTTGAAGCCGGAAGGTTTCAACTTCGTCGACGTTGGTACCTCCGGCGGCGTCTGGGGCCTGAAAGAGGGCTACTCCATGATGATCGGTGGAGACGAGGATGTCATCGAAAGCCTCCGTCCCATCTTCGAGACGCTGGCACCCGGCAAGGATGAGGGTTGGGGACGCACCGGACCTTCCGGGGCTGGCCACTTCGTCAAGATGGTGCACAACGGCATCGAGTACGGCATGATGCAGTCCTACGCGGAAGGCTTCAGCATCATGAAGGCCAAGACGCCGCTGGCGCTCAACCTGCCGCAGATCGCGAAGATCTGGCAGAAGGGCTCTGTCGTCCGCTCCTGGCTGTTGGACCTCACCGCGGAGGCCCTGGAGCACAACCCAGAGCTCGACGGCCTGCAGGCCTACGTAACCGACTCAGGCGAGGGCCGCTGGACGGTCTTCGAAGCCATTGACCTCAACGTCTCCGCGCCCATCATCACCGAATCGCTCATCCGCCGTCTGCGTTCGCGCGAGGACAACAACTACACTGACCGTATGCTTTCCGTCATGCGGAATGCCTTTGGTGGCCACTCCATGAAGAAGAAGTAA